The bacterium genome has a segment encoding these proteins:
- a CDS encoding phage tail tape measure protein, which produces MMTGFTSAITISVFGTSNLSAFTAASKRLDKFAGNFEQASERVKKAGLKTMLVGAGIAASLAMPILQMGKFQTEIARVGGIAEASDKQVQAIGDTAMYLGAKTAFTAQQVAEGQGELASMGLTAVDVANKTGIMADTISFATGQQVAMADAGALLVGTLNAYKKPLSQATTLSDMMTVAMNRSNLKFGDLQESMLNTASTSATFGQSIGTNLAVLGVLANRNEVGARAGTRLSMTMTKLYTQAGKVRKALGVNVYDKVTGKTRDFIEVFGELKAKLGTLSEEKKNTTLTDIFGAEGIKVFNILLSSSRDELMGMRGDITKASSATAKFEKRIMDTPTGQWKLMKAAMSGVSMTIGGALMPMTLQLMGAIKGVADAIFGWLRAHPVLTKVAAGIAFVAAVGLILGGALLLVGGGFLHLGALALQLPAKLGQIAFSLGVTNSAAVPLTASLKALGLGALNMIAPFALVGLALYAIVKAWDTNFLGFRDTVEEVWFAIKPVVFAIWGGVKAMGQGIATVFDATLGAFWRFLTGWYQGAMSGISPILFFAGMVAWGLGFMVGTILRAWNWIQANPIVSGLLFVALGAFAWPLIAPAIAAVWTFATQTMLAGARAAIGGVRAAAGFLVARVAAMRAGAAYLWNARSAILLNAQIVAVAVVSKIWAGIQWLLNAALSANPIGIVVGLLALLTAGIVYAYQHSEGFRNLLNTLWDGFLWGVKMAVKAMFWPITLIKVLYQRFEPVRNFLDGMWDGFKSGINGVIGLINGLIETINLIPGVEIPLIPKLKTGTGMGEDLTGAASAVKGVFKRDPKAATSTMTSMAAPSGLEAAMAVAPRGGRLAAAAGAGLTAGQGPLRPARAGVGSQPAKAITHRSQTANVDRSITVSKIEVTAGPNTPATSIRDQVMEALRSAAGQEDGLEGLQYAN; this is translated from the coding sequence ATGATGACCGGCTTCACCAGCGCCATCACGATCAGCGTCTTCGGGACGAGCAACCTCTCGGCCTTCACGGCGGCGTCCAAGCGCCTGGATAAGTTCGCGGGCAACTTCGAGCAGGCCAGCGAGCGCGTGAAGAAGGCCGGCCTGAAGACCATGCTGGTGGGCGCCGGCATCGCGGCCAGCCTAGCCATGCCCATTCTGCAGATGGGAAAATTCCAGACGGAGATCGCGCGGGTCGGCGGCATCGCGGAGGCCTCGGACAAACAGGTCCAGGCCATCGGTGACACGGCCATGTATCTGGGCGCCAAGACGGCCTTCACGGCCCAGCAGGTGGCGGAGGGCCAGGGCGAGCTGGCGTCCATGGGTCTCACTGCCGTGGACGTGGCCAACAAGACCGGCATTATGGCCGACACGATCTCCTTCGCCACGGGCCAGCAGGTGGCCATGGCCGACGCCGGCGCGCTCCTCGTCGGCACGCTCAACGCCTACAAGAAGCCCTTGTCCCAAGCCACGACCCTGAGCGACATGATGACCGTGGCCATGAACCGTTCCAACCTGAAGTTCGGCGACCTGCAGGAGTCGATGCTCAACACGGCCTCGACCTCGGCCACGTTTGGGCAGTCCATTGGGACCAACCTGGCCGTGCTGGGCGTCTTGGCCAACCGGAACGAGGTGGGCGCGCGCGCCGGCACGCGGCTTTCCATGACCATGACCAAGCTCTACACCCAGGCGGGCAAGGTGCGCAAGGCGCTGGGCGTCAACGTCTACGACAAGGTCACGGGCAAGACGCGGGACTTCATCGAGGTCTTTGGCGAGCTGAAGGCCAAGCTCGGCACCCTGTCCGAGGAGAAGAAGAACACCACCCTGACGGACATCTTCGGCGCCGAGGGCATCAAGGTCTTCAACATCCTCTTGTCCAGCTCGCGCGATGAGCTGATGGGCATGCGCGGCGACATCACGAAGGCCTCCAGCGCCACGGCCAAGTTCGAGAAGCGCATCATGGACACGCCGACGGGCCAGTGGAAGCTCATGAAGGCGGCCATGAGCGGCGTCAGCATGACGATTGGTGGGGCGCTGATGCCCATGACCCTGCAGCTCATGGGCGCGATCAAGGGCGTGGCCGACGCCATCTTCGGCTGGCTGCGTGCGCACCCGGTCCTGACCAAGGTGGCGGCGGGCATCGCCTTCGTGGCGGCCGTGGGACTGATCCTGGGCGGGGCCCTGCTACTGGTGGGCGGCGGCTTCCTGCACCTGGGCGCCTTGGCCCTGCAGCTCCCCGCCAAGCTTGGGCAGATCGCCTTCTCGTTGGGCGTGACGAACTCGGCGGCCGTGCCGCTGACCGCCAGCCTGAAGGCCCTGGGCCTGGGCGCGCTGAATATGATCGCGCCCTTCGCACTGGTGGGCCTGGCCCTCTACGCCATCGTGAAGGCCTGGGACACCAATTTCCTGGGCTTCCGCGACACGGTCGAAGAGGTCTGGTTTGCCATCAAACCCGTGGTCTTCGCCATCTGGGGCGGCGTGAAGGCCATGGGCCAGGGCATCGCCACGGTTTTCGACGCCACCCTGGGCGCGTTCTGGCGCTTTCTGACCGGCTGGTACCAGGGCGCCATGAGCGGCATCTCGCCCATCCTGTTCTTCGCCGGCATGGTGGCCTGGGGATTGGGCTTCATGGTCGGGACCATCCTACGCGCCTGGAACTGGATCCAGGCCAACCCGATCGTCAGCGGCCTCTTGTTCGTCGCCCTGGGCGCCTTCGCGTGGCCGCTCATCGCCCCCGCCATTGCTGCCGTGTGGACCTTCGCCACCCAGACGATGCTGGCGGGCGCGCGCGCCGCGATCGGCGGCGTGCGGGCAGCGGCGGGCTTCCTGGTGGCGCGCGTGGCGGCGATGCGGGCGGGCGCGGCCTACCTGTGGAATGCGCGCAGCGCCATCCTGCTGAACGCCCAGATCGTGGCCGTGGCGGTCGTGTCCAAGATCTGGGCGGGAATCCAGTGGCTGCTCAACGCGGCCCTCTCCGCCAACCCCATCGGCATCGTGGTTGGCCTCTTGGCCCTCTTGACGGCGGGCATCGTCTACGCCTACCAGCACAGCGAGGGCTTCCGGAATCTGCTGAACACGCTCTGGGACGGATTCCTCTGGGGCGTGAAGATGGCGGTCAAGGCCATGTTTTGGCCGATCACCCTGATCAAGGTCTTGTACCAGCGCTTCGAGCCGGTCCGAAACTTCCTCGACGGCATGTGGGACGGCTTCAAGTCGGGGATCAACGGCGTCATTGGCCTGATCAATGGCCTCATCGAAACCATCAACCTGATCCCGGGCGTCGAGATTCCCCTCATCCCCAAGCTCAAGACGGGAACCGGCATGGGCGAGGATCTCACGGGCGCGGCATCCGCTGTCAAGGGCGTCTTCAAACGGGATCCGAAGGCGGCCACGTCCACCATGACCTCCATGGCGGCGCCTTCGGGGCTTGAGGCGGCCATGGCCGTCGCGCCCCGGGGCGGGCGCCTGGCGGCGGCAGCGGGCGCTGGATTGACGGCAGGCCAAGGCCCGCTCAGACCCGCCCGGGCGGGTGTCGGCTCGCAACCGGCCAAGGCCATCACCCATCGCAGCCAAACCGCCAACGTCGACCGCAGCATCACGGTCTCGAAGATCGAGGTGACGGCGGGCCCGAACACGCCGGCCACCTCCATCCGGGACCAGGTGATGGAGGCCTTGCGCAGCGCGGCGGGACAGGAGGACGGATTGGAGGGCCTGCAGTATGCCAACTGA
- a CDS encoding DUF2586 family protein produces the protein MGKIIKDVYTEYFSGKAGMSQKPTAIECVAGAAGGGDKLTRYIISDKRSALDLFKSGPLLQALLERLDAGSTVIYALRLAGSAMAKATMSIPGATGTAFTLDGYYPGTWWNGVSISITANGADRTIEIVDPDTDVVYSFTATSNAALVAAINAGQSLVKATIGAGGLVAAKAAANMAGGNDGLTLANGDYTAGITASEDFTDVNWVHFVGADTLTLWAAILTSCNTMVTSNLGERFAFLDVPRMVVADPLKPTAAETSTYVTTIQTLIATVADQNAVIPVGEARYTDMAGTVYWNRITSAVAGRVAALKVQESLLAKSAPNVSKLCPEWNVGQQTLLVTEHLIHMRNEPGLGLIFGLSDNRCPEGSAYNRVEKVRATYAAGKACRLAALPHLGKPNDSAGEGLLLMETDMRQPLSLMAQKGEIDHYDLQLTSTDEMRALGEVEAHISINSMKAFEIILEKVYLD, from the coding sequence GTGGGCAAGATCATCAAGGACGTCTACACCGAGTACTTCTCGGGCAAGGCGGGCATGAGCCAGAAGCCGACGGCCATCGAGTGTGTGGCCGGCGCGGCAGGTGGCGGCGACAAGCTGACCCGCTACATCATTTCGGACAAGCGCAGCGCATTGGACCTGTTCAAGAGCGGGCCCTTGCTGCAGGCCCTCCTGGAGCGCCTGGACGCGGGCTCCACGGTCATCTACGCCTTGCGCCTGGCGGGCAGCGCCATGGCCAAGGCAACCATGTCCATTCCCGGCGCGACCGGCACGGCCTTCACGCTGGATGGCTACTACCCGGGCACCTGGTGGAACGGCGTGAGCATCTCCATCACGGCCAACGGCGCTGATCGCACGATCGAGATCGTGGACCCCGACACCGACGTGGTCTATTCCTTCACGGCGACATCCAACGCGGCCCTTGTGGCGGCCATCAACGCCGGTCAGTCCCTGGTGAAGGCGACCATCGGCGCCGGCGGGCTTGTGGCGGCCAAGGCCGCGGCCAACATGGCGGGCGGCAACGATGGCCTGACCCTGGCCAACGGCGACTACACGGCGGGCATCACGGCCAGCGAGGACTTCACGGACGTCAACTGGGTGCATTTCGTGGGCGCGGACACCCTGACCCTCTGGGCGGCCATCCTCACCAGCTGCAACACGATGGTGACGTCGAACCTGGGCGAGCGCTTTGCCTTCCTGGACGTGCCGCGCATGGTCGTGGCCGACCCGCTGAAGCCGACGGCGGCCGAGACCAGCACCTACGTGACGACGATCCAGACTCTGATCGCCACGGTGGCGGATCAGAACGCCGTCATCCCCGTGGGCGAGGCGCGCTACACGGACATGGCCGGGACCGTCTACTGGAACCGCATCACCAGTGCGGTGGCGGGCCGGGTGGCGGCGCTGAAGGTCCAGGAGAGCCTCTTGGCCAAGTCGGCGCCCAATGTCTCCAAGCTCTGCCCCGAGTGGAACGTCGGCCAGCAGACCCTGCTCGTGACCGAGCACCTGATTCACATGCGCAACGAGCCCGGCCTGGGGCTGATCTTCGGCCTCAGCGACAACCGCTGCCCGGAGGGGAGCGCCTACAACCGTGTCGAGAAGGTGCGCGCCACCTACGCCGCGGGCAAGGCCTGCCGCCTGGCGGCCCTGCCGCACCTGGGCAAGCCCAACGACTCGGCGGGCGAGGGCCTGCTCCTGATGGAGACCGACATGCGCCAGCCGCTTTCCCTGATGGCGCAAAAGGGCGAGATCGACCACTACGACCTGCAGCTCACCTCGACGGACGAGATGCGGGCGCTGGGCGAGGTCGAGGCGCACATCAGCATCAACAGCATGAAGGCCTTCGAGATCATCCTGGAGAAGGTCTACCTGGACTAG
- a CDS encoding HK97 gp10 family phage protein, which translates to MLDGVTMLLDKKALGKTQKLLAAFPTVLARSLALAILEIAKVVQTQAKRSLTDEGAIDLGALRASLHILVMGPLTVLVGTPSEYAAPVEFGTVGHFVKVENVPGLREWLVRHKIPQGESRTYFYVHPKPKPFMQPAWLMGVAMAPVTVQHAVDLAFAAVEKHLA; encoded by the coding sequence ATGCTGGACGGCGTGACCATGCTGCTGGACAAGAAGGCGCTGGGCAAGACGCAGAAGCTGCTGGCAGCCTTTCCCACCGTCCTGGCACGCAGCTTGGCCCTGGCCATTCTGGAGATCGCCAAGGTCGTGCAGACCCAGGCCAAGCGCAGCCTGACGGATGAGGGCGCCATCGACCTGGGCGCCCTGCGGGCCTCCCTCCACATCCTGGTGATGGGACCGCTCACCGTTCTCGTCGGCACGCCCAGCGAGTACGCGGCGCCGGTGGAGTTCGGCACGGTGGGGCACTTCGTCAAGGTCGAGAACGTGCCGGGCCTGCGGGAATGGCTCGTGCGCCACAAGATCCCGCAGGGCGAATCCCGGACCTATTTCTACGTGCATCCCAAGCCCAAGCCCTTCATGCAGCCGGCCTGGCTGATGGGCGTGGCCATGGCGCCGGTGACCGTCCAGCACGCGGTGGACTTGGCGTTCGCAGCGGTGGAGAAGCACCTGGCATGA